CCAGCAGCGTCGCCGCGCGCGCCGCGTTCCCGGCCAGCAGATGCGCCGCCAGCGCCCGCCGCAGCCGCCCCGTCCGCTCGAAGAACGCCGCGCCGCGCGCCGCCACCGCCCGCGCCTCCTCCGGCGGCAGCAGCCCCCGCAGGTGCGCGCGCAGCAGCGGATGCGCCCGGTACGTGTCCTCACCCGCGCGGGTCAGGAACGTCCCACTGCCCGCCAGCGCGTCCAGCAGGGTGCGCGCGCGCGGCTCGTCCAGCGCGTCCTCCAGCAGCGCCGGAATCAGCTCCTCGAACACGCTGCTGCGTGTCAGCAGACCCCGCAGGGACGGATCGAGCGGACCCAGCACCTCCTGCGCGAGGTACGTGAACAGCGTCCCCAGCGGCGCGTCCCCGCCCTCCAGGTCCGCCAGGTCCGCCAGCGTCACGCGGCCCTGCGCGGCCGCCTGCGTCAGGAACCGCACCGCGATCGGCCAGCCCTCGGTCGCCGCGTGCGCCGCCCGGACCTCCGCGCCCGACAGCATCAGGCCCTGCGACGCGAACAGCGCGGCGATCTCGGCGGGTGTGAACGCCAGTTCCGCCGCCGACAGGCGCGCCGCGTCCCCCGACACCTCCAGCCGCGCCAGTTCCGGCAGGTCCAGCGCCGTGCGCGACAGCAGCGCCACGCGGCCCTCGCCCGGCGCGAGGAGCTCCGCCAGCAGGTCCGCGCCCGGCGTACCCGACAGGCCCTGCGCCTCGTCCAGCACCAGCAGCGCCGCGCAGCCGTCCAGCACGTCCGCCACCAGCCCTGCCACCCGCCGCGGCGACGCCCCGCCCCCCAGCGCCTCCCCGGGCCGCGCCCCGCCCGGCAGACCCTGCACCGCCAGCGACAGACTGGCCGCCAGCACCAGCGGATCGGCGTCGTCACTGTCCAGCGTCAACCACGCCACCGGCCCGGGCCGCGCCGCAGCCGCCTCGGCCAGCGCCGTCGTCTTCCCGTACCCGGCCGGCGCGGTCACCAGCAACACCCGGGCGTCCAGCGCGGCCAGGAGGCGCGGGCGGGCCACCGCGCCGCGCACCGCCGGCAGCCGCGTGCGCCGCGCCGACGTCAGGTCCCGCCAGTGAAGGGTCACGCGCTGAAATCTAGCGTATTCCTGCGTGCTGAACGCCCGTTCAAGCCGGGCGCCCGGCGCGACTCACGCGGCTCACGCAACCCGGAAAACCCAGTCATCCACCCGACTCATGAGAGGACTAGCGTGCGCGCATGACGCTCCCGGCCCCACCCCCCACCACCGGCCACAGCGACCCCACCCCCGACCTTCAGCACGGCGCCGCGCCTCCAGTTGCGCGGCCCCGCCTGACCGCCCTGGACGCCTTCCGCGGCGCGACCGTCCTGCTCATGCTGCTCGTGAACAACGTCGCGCTGGGCGGCGCCACCCCCGCGCAACTCATGCATGCCCCGTTCGGCGGGCTGACCCTCACGGACCTGGTGTTCCCCTGGTTCCTGTACTGCGCCGGGGCGGCCCTGCCGTTCTCGCAGGCCGCCATGACCCGCGCGGGCCTGAGCGGCGCGGCCCGCACCCGCCGCCTGCTGGAACGCGCCGCGCTGCTGTACCTGCTCGGCGCATTCGAGACGAGCGTCACCACCCACCACCTCACACTGGGCCTGGGCGTGCTGCAACTCATCGCGCTCGCCACGCTCTTCGCCGCGCTGCTGGGCGACCTGCGCAGCCGCGCCCGCCTCCTGATCGCGGCGCTGCTGCTCGCCGGGTACGCCGCGTTCCTGAAACTCGGCGTGCACCCCGGCGGGATCGGCGTGATCAGCGAGACCAGCAACCCCGTCCAGGCCCTGAACGACGCCGTCCTGAACCCGCTGGGCCTGCGGGGCCTGATCTCCGTCATTCCCACCACCGCGCTCGTGCTGCTGGGCAGCGTCGCCGCGCGCGTCCTGTACCTGCGAGACCCGCGCGCCCCCGCCAAACTGCTGGGCCTGGGCCTGACCCTCAGCGCCGCGGGGTTCGGCTGGGCGGCCAGCGGACACCTGCCGCTCAGCAAGACCCTGTGGACTCCGCCGTACATCCTGTACGCGGCGGGCCTGGGCACCCTGGCGCTGCTGCTGACGTGGCTGATCGCCGACTCGGGGCGCGTGCCGCGCGGCGCGGCGCTGCTGCACCCGCTGACCATCCCTGGGCGCAACGCCCTGGCCGGGTACGTGCTGCCCATCCTGATCAAGGTCTGGATCCTGCAGGACTGGACGGTGGCCTGGACGGGCCGCGCGCAGCCCATCGGCGCGGCGCTGCTGACCCTCGCGCAGCGGCACCTCGGCGCGGTCGGCGGCGGCTGGACGTACACGCTGGGCTACGTCGCCGCCGTGTGGCTGGGCCTGGCCTGGATGGCCCGCCGCGACCTGATCCTGAAACTCTGACCCCTGCACGAGGTCCCCATGAACCGATCCCTGACCCTGCCCACCTTCTCGGCTGTGACGCTGCTCGCCCTGCTGGCCGCCCCCGCCCACGCCGCCCCCCCATCCATGACGCCCGCTGACCTGCACCTGGGCGGCCCCGCCTTCCGCGCCCTGGCCGCCGACTCGTACGCCCGCGCCGGACTGAAGGGCACCTTCGAGGACTGGCTGAACGCCGCCTACGCCCGCGCTGGCGTGACACTGGAAGGGCAGGCCACCCTGACGGGCACGCTGGACGCCCGCCGCGCCCACCTGAAGCGCCTCACGGGGACCGCGCACGATCAGCTGGCGCTGGACACCGCCGCCTGGGCGCACCGCTTCATCAAGGCCAGCATTCCCCGCTTCAGCCTGGAACGCGGCTACGAGTTCGCCGCGACCGCCTTGCACGGCGAGCGGCAGTGCCTCCTCCAGAGCACGATCATCGCCGCCCTGCTGCAACGCGCGGGCCTGGACGCCGGACTGGTCATGGTCTGGAAGAGTCAGACCGGGCAGGAAAGCAACCTGGGGCACGTCACCAGCGTGCTGCGCCTGCCCGGCGGGGACGTGCAGGTGGACGCCAGCGAACCCACGCCCTTCGCCCGCCACCAGGGCCTGCTGGCCCGCGTGGACGGCGCGTGGCGCTTCGTGACCCCCACCTTCCAGGGCGACCGCATGACCGCCTACGCCCGCGCGGACGGGCGGGGCCGGGTGCCCAGCGCGGGCCTGAGCTTCCTGAGCCTCGCCTACCTGCGCTCGCAGTACGACTACTACCGCGCCGAACGCACCGTGGGCGGCGTGCTCGGCACCGGCACTGGACGCAGCACCCCGCAGGGCCTGAAGACCAGCGAGACCCTGCTGCGCCGCGCCCTGAAAGAAGAACCCCGCAACGCCCTGGCCGCCAGCGTGCTGGGCACCACCCTGCGCAAGGAAGGCGAGAATGAGGCGGCCCGCACCCAGTACCGCGCCGCCGCGACCCTGTACGCCGCCCAGGGCCACACGCCCGCCGGGATGCAGGCCAACCTGAAGTGGGCCGCCACGACGGGCCGCTTCCCGAACCTGTTCGCCCCGATCCTCGCCCTGCTGACCCGGAGTGCCTCTTGACCCCCACCCGCCGACCGCTGCCGACCCTGCTGGCCACCCTCACCCTCGGCACGCCGACCCCGACCCTGGCCGCTCACGCCCCCACGTTCGCCACGCTGCCCGGCCAGATTCAACCCATCGCGCCCGGCACGCAGACCGCGCCGGAACTGCCCACCCTGACCCTCACGCCCGCCCTGGCGTACGTGCACACGGTGAACGTGCTCGGCAACGGGTTCATCACGGTCGCGCACGCCATCCTCACCCTGAACGCCGCGCAGCACGCCCAAGCCCGCCCCCTGGCCGAGGCGGCCGTGCAGCGCGTGTTCGCCGCGCGCCCCGACCTGACCGAGGTGGACGTCAGCGTGTATGACGCGGGCAGCTACGCCGGATTCGGCGGGCCGCTCCCCCTGCTGACCGCCAGCGTCCCCCGCGCCCGCCTGAACGACTTTCAGGCCTGGGCCGCCGGACGCGGCCCGTACGACCGCGCGTGGGTGAACCCCGGCCCCACCAGCGCCGCCACGCGCCCCGCCGACCGCGTCCGCGAGACCACCCCGACCCTCACCACCGACCCCGCCGCGCCCCTGACCGCGCAGAACCGCGCGCGACTGCGCGACACCACCGCCCAGGTCGCCGGCGGCGAACACGGCGGGCTCCTGTACCGCGCCCGCCGGGGCACCACGGATCTGGCCGCGCTGACCTTCGACGACGCGCCCCACCCGCTGTTCGAACCGCTGCTGCTCGACCTGCTGCGCCGCAGCGGCGCGCACGCCACGTTCTTCGTGATCGGCCGCAACGCCCAGGCGTACCCGTACTTCGTGCGCGACATGGCCGCCCAGGGTCACGAGGTCGGCAACCACACCTACCACCACGTCCGCCTGCCCCCCCTGAGCCCGGCGGCCGTCCTGGACGAACTTCAACGCACGAACGCCCTGCTGCGCGACCTGACCGGCAAACCCGTACGGTACTTCCGCCCGCCCGGCGGCGACTACACCCCTGCGACCCTCCAGGCGGCGCGCGACGCAGGCCTGACCACCGTGTTCTGGACGGACGACCCCGGCGACTTCCAGAACCCCGGTGACACCGTCCTGGAACGCCGCTACCGCACCCACCTGCACGCGGGCGGCATCGTGCTCCTGCATGACAACGCCCCGCAGATGCTCGACGTGCTGCGGGACTTCCTGCGCTACGCCCGGCAGGAGGGCGTCGCCCTGACGACCGTCGGCGGCCTCCCCAAATAACAGAAAAAGGGGAGAGGACGTGGAATCGTCCCCTCCCGCCCTGCTGTCCAGTCAGAGCGCCAGGTACGCCTCGCGCACGGCCGGGTCGGCCAGCAGCGCCGCGCCCGTCCCCTCCTTAACGACCTGCCCGTTCTCCAGCACGTACGCCCGGTGCGCCAGCTTCAGGCTGAGGTTCACGTTCTGCTCGACCAGCACCACCGTCACGCCCCGCGCGTTCACGGCCTTCAGCGCCTCGAACACCGTCTGCGTCATCAGCGGCGACAGGCCCAGACTGGGCTCGTCCACGACCAGCACGCTGGGGCGGGCCATCAGCGCGCGGCCCACCGCGACCATCTGCTGCTCGCCGCCCGACAGTGTGCCTGCCAGCTGCCCCGCCCGCTCCTGAAGGCGTGGGAACAGTGCGTACACCTCCGACAGCGTCTCGGCGGCGCGCGCGCGGGCAGCGGCACTCATGGCCGCGCCCAGCTCCAGATTCTCGCGCACCGTCATGTGCGGGAACAACTCGCGGCCCTCCGGGACGTGCCCCAGGCCCAGCGCCACCACGCGGCTCGGCTCGGCCCGCGTGATGTCCACCCCGCCCAGCGTGATGCGGCCCGCCGTGGGCTTCACCACGCCACTCACTGCGCGCAGCGTGGTCGTCTTGCCCGCCCCGTTCGCGCCGATCACCGCCACGAACTCACCCGGCGCGGCGTGCAGCGAGACGTCCCACAACACCTGCACCTTCCCGTACCCGGCAGCCAGACCCTCAATCCTCAGTTCCTGCCCCACGTCATTCGACGCGGGGGCCGTCCGATTCAATGTGTCGGTCATACCGGATTCATCCGATTCCCGACCTTCCGGAACACCACCGGAAGTCCGTCCATCTCCTGAAGTCCGTTCGTCATTGCTTCTCCCTCCGGTCGGGTTCGTCTCCGACTCACCGCAATTCCTGTCATGCGTGCAGCCCCTCTTCCGTGCCCAGGTACGCACTGACCACGCGCGGGTCGGCCGTCACCTCGCGGTACGTGCCCTGCGCGAGCACCTGCCCCTGATCCATCACGACCACCCGGTCCGCCAGATCCCGCACGACGGGCATGATGTGCTCAATGAACAGCACGCTCACGCCGCTGTCGCGCACACCGCGCACGAGCGCGACCGCCTCCTGCGCCTCGCCGGGACGCAGGCCCGCCATCACCTCGTCCAGCAGGAGCACGCTGGGATTCGTCGCCAGGGCGCGCGCCACCTCCAGTCGCTTGTCCTGCAACAGCGTCAGTTCATGCGCGGCCTTGTCGGCGTGCGCCGCCAGCCCGGTGCGTTCCAGCAGCGCCCACGCCCGCTCGCGCGCCTCCGGCAGGCGCTGACCGGGCTTCCCGAACAGGGCGCCCACCGTGACGTTCTCGTGCACGGTCATCTCCGGGAAGGGCCGCACGATCTGGAACGCGCGGCCCAGCCCGGCGTGACAGCGGGCCTCCATGGGCTGATCGGTCACGTCGCGGCCCATCAGGTGCAGCCGCCCCGCCGACGGGCGGTACACGCCGGACAGCAGGTTCAGCAGTGTCGTCTTGCCCGCCCCGTTCGGCCCGATCACTGCCAGGATCTCGCCCTGCTGGTGCGTGAACGACACGTCCTGCACGGCCTTCAGGCCGCCGAAGCGCTTCGAGAGGCCCTCGGCGCGCAGGACCTCCACGCCCTGCGGGGCGGGGGAGGGGACGCCCCTGGTTGCAGTGGCAGTCACAGGTCACCTCCGTGTTTCCTGCCCCGGCGCAGGCCCATCAGGCCGCGCGGGAGCCACAGGATGCTCAGCATCAGCACCAGCCCGTACACGACGAGGTACCCGTTCTTCACGCTGTTGTGCAGCACTTCCTCGGCCACGCGCAGCACGGTCGCGCCCAGTACCGGTCCCAGCGTCGTGTACAGCCCCCCGAAGATCGAGGTGGTCAGCGGCGCGATGGAGTTCGCCAGGCTGAAGGTCTCCAGCGGGTTGATGAAGAACGTCTTCCCGGCGTACAGCACGCCCGCCAGCGCGGCCAGGCAGGAGCTGATGAAGAACGCCAGCAGCTTGAAGCGCACGATGCTCACGCCCAGCACCCGCGCGGTTTCCTCGCCCTGCCGGATCGCGGCGAACGCGAAGTGCAGCCGCGTCAGGCGCACCGCCAGACTGACGAGCACCGTGAACGCCAGCAGCCCCCACGCGAGCCCATACTGCGCGCGGCTGTTCCCGCCCAGCAGCGCGGGCACGAGCAGGCCGGTCGCGCCGCCCGCGACGCTCTCGGGGAGATTCTGGATGATCGTGCGGACCACCTCCGTGAACGCCAGCGTGGCGATCGCGAAGTACATGCCGCTCAGGCGCATCGTGACCGTGCCCAGGATCAGGCTCACGCCGCCAGCCAGGAGTGCCGCGACCGGCATGGCCAGCAGCCACGGCAGGCCCGCTTTCAGCAGCAGTGCGTACCCGTAAGCGCCCAGCCCGTAGAACGCCGCGTGCGCGAGGCTCACCTGCCCGCTGCGCGCCAGGATGTCCCACGACAGCGCCATGATCCCCGCCACCAGCGTGAAGAACGCGATCTGCAGCAGGAACTCCGAACGGGTGCCCAGTGGCAGGAACGGGAACAGCGCCGCCAGCAGCAGGAACCCCAGCAGGGGCAGGACCGCGCCCGGCGTGATCTCCCGGCGCGGCGCCGCACGCACCGGTGCGCCGGCTTCGGCCTGACGGGCGCTCATTTGGCGCCCCGGAAGGACCGCAGCACCAGCGTTCCGAAGATCATCAGGAAGAACACCGCGTCACTCCAGCCGCCGCCGCCCGGCACGTACGTCTGCACCAGCGCCTCGCTGACGCCCAGCAGCACCGATGCCCACAGCACGCCCGTCAGGTTCCCCAGGCCCGCCATGACGATGATCGCGAAGGCCTTCAGCGCGAACACGAGCCCCACCGTCGGGGACGCGAACAGCAGCACGCTGACCAGCACGCCCGCCACCGCCGCCAGCCCGCAGCTCACGCCGAACGCGATCAGGTACACGCGGTCCACGTTGATGCCGATCAGCTGCGCTCCCCGGCGGTTCTGCGCCACGGCCCGCATCTGGCGGCCCAGCGTCGTGCGGTACAGCACCCCGTACAGCGCGGCCAGCAGCAGCGCCGCCAGCCCGAACGCCAGCGCCTTCGGGCCGCCCACGCTGAGGTCACCCAGTTGCAGGCTGCTCGCCTGGTACGGCGTGCTGACCGTGCGGGTGTTCCCGCCCAGCAGCATCAGCGCGAGGTTCTGCAGCAGGATGCCCAGCCCGAACGTCAGCAGCATCTGGTTCAGTTCCGGGGCCAGCAGCACGTGCCGGATGCTCACCCGGTACGTCAGCGCCCCGATGGCGAAGACCGCCACCGCGATGACCGGCAGGCTCAGCAGCGGATCGACGCCCAGAAAGGCGCTGCCCGCCCACGCCAGGAACGCCCCGATCATCAGGTATTCCCCATGCGCGAAGTTCACGATGCCGACCACACCCACCGCCAGCGCCAGCCCCGACGCGACGAGCGCGTACAGGCCGCTCTGCAGCAGGCCGTTGACCAGCGTCTGCACAAATAAGTCCATCTCTCTTCCTCCCCTCGACCCTGCGAGGACGCCGTCCAGAAAAACGCTCCGGGCCCCGAACTGCCGGGGACGTGCTTCCCGGCAGCTCACAGCCCAGAACTCACAGCTCGGAGCCCATCACTCAGGGCGTTACTTGCCGTACACCATGGGTTTCTGCGCGAACTTGATCGGGTAGACCGGCACGCGCGCGTCCCCGAGGTACTGGAAGTGCAGCCAGTTCCCGGCCTTGAAGCCCTGGTACTTCGTTTTCAGGCTGGGGCTGAAGGTCAGCTGCCCGAACGGCGTGGACACGTTCGTCTTCGCCATCTCGGCGGCGACTTTGGCCTTGTCGGTCGTGCCCGCGCGGTTGATCGCGGCGGCCAGCGTCTTGAGGTTCACGTACGCCAGCGGCGCGAAGTACTCGTCGGTCACCGTGCCGTACTTCTTCTTGTACGCGGCGACGAACGCGCGGCTGTCCTTGTTGGGGCTGGTGGACAGCCACAGGCTCAGGCCCGCGACGTTGTCGGCCAGTTTGTTCTTCTCGAAGCCGACGGGCCAGCTGGGGGGCGTGCCGTACAGCAGGCCCAGCTGCAGGTTCTGCTGCTTGATCTCGGTCGCCAGGGGCAGGGCGTCGGTGTCGTACCCGACCCAGTACAGGATGTCGGGCTTCGCGGCCTTGGCCTTGCTGACCAGCGGGCCGAAGTTGCCGCTGCCGGTCTTGAACTTCTCGGTCATGACGACGTTGAACCCGGCCTTCTTGAAGGCGTCCACGGTCGCGTCGATGCCCGCGCTGCCGAAGGGGCCGTCCTCGTACGCGATGGCGATGTTCTTGGCTTTCTTGTACGTCTTGAGGTACTTGAAGTACCCGAGGATCGCCTCGAAGTTGTAGTACGACCAGGGGTGGTAGTGGAAGAAGTACGGGTGGTCCGCGAAGGCGTCCTCGACGGGCACGGCGGCCGCGCCGATCCAGGCCATGAAGGTGCCGTACTGCTTGGCGGGGCCGCTGATGGCGATGCTGGTGGCGCTGCTCACGCCGCCCGCCATGAAGTCCACCTTCTCGACCGTCACGAGTTTCACGAATTCCGGCACGGCCTTGGCGGGGGCGCTGCCGTCATCGGCGAATTCCAGTTCCAGGGGTTTGCCGAGCACGCCGCCTGCCTTGTTGATCTCGTCGAGTGCCAGCTGGTACCCGCTTCGTGCGGCCTGCCCGGACACGCTGCCCGCCCCGCTCAGGGGAAGCAGCACGCCGACCTTCACCGCGCTCGCGCCGGACAGCGCAAGCAGAATGCCCGTCATCAGGAGTGTTTTCATGTTCGCCCGGCAGTCTAGGACCGTCTCGTCACACGGGCGTTACACCTGCCGCTGACCGGGCGTGTAACCGGCCCGTGACGCCCCCCACCTAGCCTGAACCGCGATGCGAGACAGTCAGTGGACCTGGACCCCGGGCGACTCCCCCGGCCTGTTCGAACTGCGGGGTGACCTGAACGTGGCGGGCGTCCCCGTCCCCGTGCGCCTGGGCGGGCGCGCCTGGGGTGAACTGAACGCCGCGCGCGACAACGCCGTGTTGGTCTGCCACCACTACACCGGCACCATGCGCGCCGCCGGGGTTCAGCCTGACGGGACGCCCGGCTGGTGGGCGGCGCTGATCGGCCCCGGGCGGGCGCTGGACACCGACCGGTTCCACGTGGTGTGCCTGAACAGCCTGGGGAACGTGCAGGTGCGCGACCCGCAGGTCGTCACGACCGGCCCCGCCACGCCCCACCCGGACGGGCAGCCGTGGGGCGAGCGGTTCCCGGCGTGGACGATGGCGGACCTGCACGCGGCGCAGTGTGGCCTGCTGCGCGCGCTGGACGCTCCGCGCTGGCACGCGGTGGTCGGTCCCAGCTTCGGGGGGATGCAGGCGCTGCAGTGGGCGGCGCGCGCTCCGGCGCTGGCGCCGCGCGTGGCGGCGGTCGTGACCAGCCCGGTGACGGGTCCGGTGCTGCGCGGCGTGTTCGGGCCGCTGCTGCACGCGGCGGCGCAGGGTGACCCGGACGCGGCGCTGCACGAGACGCTGCGCCTGATCACCTTCTTCGGGCTTGGCGCGGACGGCATGGACCTGCTGTTCCGCGAGGAGGACGTGGACGCCTACCTGCGCACCCGCACCGCGACTGCCGACCTGAGCCACGTGCTGGACATCGGCCGGGCCGTGCAGACCCACGACCTGATGGAGGTCGCCCCGCTGGACGAGCTGTGCCGCCGCTGGCGCGACCTGGGCACCCGGCTCCTGAGCGTGAACGTGCGCGGCGACCAGTTCTTCCCCGCCGCCGAGATGCGAGATTTCGCCGCCCGGACGCAGGAGGCGGGTGTATCGCACACCCACCTGGAATTCGACTCGCCGCGCGGGCACCTGGGCGGCCTGACCGACACCGCCGCCTTCGAGGACGCCCTACGGGACCTGCTGGGCGCGGCGCCGATCCCGCCCGCGCTGGACGTGGCGGAGGTGCGCCATGTCTGATGGAGGCATGACCCGCACTCTGGTGGCCCTGCACGGGAATTTCGCGTCCGCCCGCTGGTGGGTGGACCTGCTGGCCGATCCGCCTGCAGGGTGGCGGGTGCTGGCCCCGGACCTGCCGGGCTTCGCGGGCACGCCCCACAAGGGTGAGATCTCGATTGGATCGTACGCGGACTGGGTGCAGGACTGGCTGCGCGCGCAGGGTATCGAAGGGCCCGTGCTGCTGGGACACTCGCTGGGCGGCGCGGTGGCGCTGGAGGTCGCGGCGCGTGAGCCGCAGGCCCTCTCGGGTCTGGTCCTGGCGGCCAGTGCGCCCCTGGGTGGGCTGGTCACGCCGGAGGAGAACTACCCGGTGCTGGAACTGCTGCGCACCACACCGCCGCTGATGGAGGCCAGCCTGGGCGCGCTGTTCCCGTCGCGGCGCCCCGCGAACTTCGCGGACCTGCTGGCGGACGGCGCGAACATGGCCGTCACGCACTACAGCGGGAACGCCCGCGCGCTGGCCGCGTGGCGGGTGGATGCGGCGCCCCTGGCCGGGCTGCCCACGCTGGTGCTGGGTGGTGAACTGGACCCGCTGATCACGCCGGACATGGTGCGCGCGCAGGCGACGGCGCTGGGCACGGCGGCCACCATCCTGCCCGGGCGCGGTCACGGGTTCCCGCAGGAGGACCCGGCCGCGTTCCGCGCGCTGCTGGACGGGTTCCGCGCGCTGCTGGACGGGTTCCTGTCCAGCCTCCCCATCTCCTAACGACCGTTCGTTCTACACTGGAGCCAACATGAACAAGGTGTACCCCGACGCCCGCGCGGCGCTTCACGACATCGTCGCCGACGGCCAGACCATCGCCGTGGGCGGCTTCGGCCTGTGCGGCATTCCCGAACAGCTCATCCTCGCGCTGCGCGACAGCGGCGCGACCGGCCTGACCGCCGTCAGCAACAACGCCGGCGTGGACGGCTGGGGCCTGGGCCTGCTGCTCGAAACCCGCCAGATCCGCAAGATGATCAGCTCCTACGTCGGCGAGAACAAGGAATTCGAACGCCAGTACCTCGCCGGGGAACTCGAACTGGAATTCACCCCGCAGGGCACCCTGGCCGAACGCATGCGCGCCGGGGGCGCGGGCATCCCCGGCTTCTACACCAAGACCGGCGTGGGCACCACCGTCGCCGAGGGCAAGGAACACAAGGACTTCGACGGTCAGACGTTCATCCTGGAACGCGGCATCGTCGCCGACGTCGCGCTGGTGAAGGCGTGGAAGGCGGACCGGGCCGGGAACCTCGTGTACCGCAAGACCGCCCGCAACTTCAACCCCATGGCGGCCACCTGCGGCAGGGTCACGGTCGCGGAGGTCGAGGAGATCGTGGAGATCGGGCAGATCGACCCGGACGACGTGGACACCCCCGGCATCTTCGTGCAGCGCGTCGTGCTGAACGCTGCGCCCGAGAAACGCATCGAGCAGCGCACCGTCCGCGCAGGCTGAACCGGACATTGAAAAGGGGGCGGTCCGGTGGCTGAGCCTGGACCGCCCTCTGGTTCACGCCTCCTGCCACCACCGGTCGAAGGGCGTGACCGGCACGGCGCGCTTGTGGCGGGTGACGCGGTACATCCGCTCCAGTGTCTCGGCCACCTCCGGCGCGACCTCCTTCCCTTCGAGGTAGTCGTCGATCTGGGCGTACGTCAGGCCCAATGCCACTTCATCGGGGAGGCCGGGGCGGTCGTCCTCCAGGTCGGCGGTGGGGACCTTGCGCCACGTCTCCTCGGGTGCGCCTAGGAATTCAAGGAGCTGTGCGCCCTGGCGTTTGCTCAGGCCGGTCAGGGGCGTGACGTCCACGCCGCCGTCCCCGTACTTCGTGAAGAAGCCCGTGACCGCCTCGGCGGCGTGATCGGTGCCGACCACCAGCAGGTTCAGCTGCCCGGCCAGCGCGTACTGCGCGACCATCCGCTCGCGGGCCTTGATGTTCCCCCGCACAAAATCCCGCAGCTCGCCGCCCACGCCCGTCTCGGCCAGCGCGGCGGCGGCGGCCCGGCTGGCGGCGTCCACGGCCTCTTTCACGTTCACCGTCACGCTCCGGTCGGGGCGGATGAACGTCAGGGCGCGCTGCGCGTCCGCCTCGTCCGCCTGCACGCCGTACGGCAGGCGCGCCGCCACGAACGTCGCCTCGGCACCGTCGGCGCGCAGGCGTTCGGCGGCCAGCTGGCACAGTCGCCCCGCCAGGGTGCTGTCCTGACCGCCACTGATCCCCAGCACGAACCCCCGCGTGCCCGACGCGCGCAGGTACGTGCACAGGAACGCCACGCGCCGCTCCACCTCCGCCGCCGGGTCCACCGTGGGCCGGACTTCCAGTTCCCTGATGATGCTCTGCTGCGCCCTCATGCGGCGCAGTATTTCACCTGCACGCAAGTGGCGCAGGCGGGCCCTCGAGAACGCTCTACACTGAACGGGTGACCGAGGCGCCCACGCGACTGCAACTCCCGGACCACGCGCCAGCCG
The Deinococcus sedimenti DNA segment above includes these coding regions:
- a CDS encoding ABC transporter ATP-binding protein, which translates into the protein MTATATRGVPSPAPQGVEVLRAEGLSKRFGGLKAVQDVSFTHQQGEILAVIGPNGAGKTTLLNLLSGVYRPSAGRLHLMGRDVTDQPMEARCHAGLGRAFQIVRPFPEMTVHENVTVGALFGKPGQRLPEARERAWALLERTGLAAHADKAAHELTLLQDKRLEVARALATNPSVLLLDEVMAGLRPGEAQEAVALVRGVRDSGVSVLFIEHIMPVVRDLADRVVVMDQGQVLAQGTYREVTADPRVVSAYLGTEEGLHA
- a CDS encoding polysaccharide deacetylase family protein, encoding MTPTRRPLPTLLATLTLGTPTPTLAAHAPTFATLPGQIQPIAPGTQTAPELPTLTLTPALAYVHTVNVLGNGFITVAHAILTLNAAQHAQARPLAEAAVQRVFAARPDLTEVDVSVYDAGSYAGFGGPLPLLTASVPRARLNDFQAWAAGRGPYDRAWVNPGPTSAATRPADRVRETTPTLTTDPAAPLTAQNRARLRDTTAQVAGGEHGGLLYRARRGTTDLAALTFDDAPHPLFEPLLLDLLRRSGAHATFFVIGRNAQAYPYFVRDMAAQGHEVGNHTYHHVRLPPLSPAAVLDELQRTNALLRDLTGKPVRYFRPPGGDYTPATLQAARDAGLTTVFWTDDPGDFQNPGDTVLERRYRTHLHAGGIVLLHDNAPQMLDVLRDFLRYARQEGVALTTVGGLPK
- a CDS encoding ABC transporter substrate-binding protein, which translates into the protein MKTLLMTGILLALSGASAVKVGVLLPLSGAGSVSGQAARSGYQLALDEINKAGGVLGKPLELEFADDGSAPAKAVPEFVKLVTVEKVDFMAGGVSSATSIAISGPAKQYGTFMAWIGAAAVPVEDAFADHPYFFHYHPWSYYNFEAILGYFKYLKTYKKAKNIAIAYEDGPFGSAGIDATVDAFKKAGFNVVMTEKFKTGSGNFGPLVSKAKAAKPDILYWVGYDTDALPLATEIKQQNLQLGLLYGTPPSWPVGFEKNKLADNVAGLSLWLSTSPNKDSRAFVAAYKKKYGTVTDEYFAPLAYVNLKTLAAAINRAGTTDKAKVAAEMAKTNVSTPFGQLTFSPSLKTKYQGFKAGNWLHFQYLGDARVPVYPIKFAQKPMVYGK
- a CDS encoding branched-chain amino acid ABC transporter permease, whose product is MSARQAEAGAPVRAAPRREITPGAVLPLLGFLLLAALFPFLPLGTRSEFLLQIAFFTLVAGIMALSWDILARSGQVSLAHAAFYGLGAYGYALLLKAGLPWLLAMPVAALLAGGVSLILGTVTMRLSGMYFAIATLAFTEVVRTIIQNLPESVAGGATGLLVPALLGGNSRAQYGLAWGLLAFTVLVSLAVRLTRLHFAFAAIRQGEETARVLGVSIVRFKLLAFFISSCLAALAGVLYAGKTFFINPLETFSLANSIAPLTTSIFGGLYTTLGPVLGATVLRVAEEVLHNSVKNGYLVVYGLVLMLSILWLPRGLMGLRRGRKHGGDL
- a CDS encoding ABC transporter ATP-binding protein, with translation MTDTLNRTAPASNDVGQELRIEGLAAGYGKVQVLWDVSLHAAPGEFVAVIGANGAGKTTTLRAVSGVVKPTAGRITLGGVDITRAEPSRVVALGLGHVPEGRELFPHMTVRENLELGAAMSAAARARAAETLSEVYALFPRLQERAGQLAGTLSGGEQQMVAVGRALMARPSVLVVDEPSLGLSPLMTQTVFEALKAVNARGVTVVLVEQNVNLSLKLAHRAYVLENGQVVKEGTGAALLADPAVREAYLAL
- a CDS encoding branched-chain amino acid ABC transporter permease, yielding MDLFVQTLVNGLLQSGLYALVASGLALAVGVVGIVNFAHGEYLMIGAFLAWAGSAFLGVDPLLSLPVIAVAVFAIGALTYRVSIRHVLLAPELNQMLLTFGLGILLQNLALMLLGGNTRTVSTPYQASSLQLGDLSVGGPKALAFGLAALLLAALYGVLYRTTLGRQMRAVAQNRRGAQLIGINVDRVYLIAFGVSCGLAAVAGVLVSVLLFASPTVGLVFALKAFAIIVMAGLGNLTGVLWASVLLGVSEALVQTYVPGGGGWSDAVFFLMIFGTLVLRSFRGAK
- a CDS encoding heparan-alpha-glucosaminide N-acetyltransferase domain-containing protein codes for the protein MTLPAPPPTTGHSDPTPDLQHGAAPPVARPRLTALDAFRGATVLLMLLVNNVALGGATPAQLMHAPFGGLTLTDLVFPWFLYCAGAALPFSQAAMTRAGLSGAARTRRLLERAALLYLLGAFETSVTTHHLTLGLGVLQLIALATLFAALLGDLRSRARLLIAALLLAGYAAFLKLGVHPGGIGVISETSNPVQALNDAVLNPLGLRGLISVIPTTALVLLGSVAARVLYLRDPRAPAKLLGLGLTLSAAGFGWAASGHLPLSKTLWTPPYILYAAGLGTLALLLTWLIADSGRVPRGAALLHPLTIPGRNALAGYVLPILIKVWILQDWTVAWTGRAQPIGAALLTLAQRHLGAVGGGWTYTLGYVAAVWLGLAWMARRDLILKL